In Arachis hypogaea cultivar Tifrunner chromosome 2, arahy.Tifrunner.gnm2.J5K5, whole genome shotgun sequence, a genomic segment contains:
- the LOC140177048 gene encoding uncharacterized protein → MMFLNSDSDPILCQSFPTFLDGAALLWFSNFPVRSITSFDEFAKMFINHFAASKIYVRDSDYLSTIKQGQHKSLKDYMTRFTTAAMEIPDLNPEVQLHVIKSGLRPGKFQESITMAKPKTLEEFRDKTNGQIEIEELCKTRRNERPSSREEEERPYKSQNKDPKKSFKLVPKFDSYTKFNTKREDIIEQILHDKLIKPPSRAGYNQILMHPADEEKAAFITDQGATYQRLMDKVFQRQIGRNVEVYVDDMVVKSNTKKEHLTNLKEVFDRLREYNMRLNPEKCAFGVQEENFLWFMLTQRGIEANPDKYDAILNMKSSSTVKEVQQLTGRLVALSRFLPAMVLSRPNLAGRLTKWSIKLSEHNIEYQAWGALKSQSLTNFVAEFANTPDVHPEWELYVDGASNEGGRGAGIILQDNNGVTTEQSIKYMFPVSNNQSEYEELLVGLRLAKDYGIQNIKVYCDSLLVVQQVNDIFQVREPSLEQYHARVKQLITTFNNFQITHINRNENHRANVLSKLATTRKQEDKTTLSQIILEYPSTCNDLVLSLSETKDRRTPYFTFLKLGEVPRGDTNQKLFKRKSSSFTIIGDDLYRRGFSRPLLKCLGEEEADLAMVEAHEGICGTHIGGQSLAAKILRAGYYWPSLKKDCLEKVMLAKGEWAELVPEILWGYNTTPQRSTNETPFKLIFGSDAMIPVEISQGSISTNYFEDAVNNQIRQVELDTLEEVRDEARIRSETMQQIIRNKYNKKFRPRTLQQRDLVLRCLEDVQKPPG, encoded by the exons ATGATGTTCCTCAATAGTGACTCCGATCCCATCCTATGCCAATCTTTTCCAACTTTTTTAGATGGAGCTGCCTTACTGTGGTTTTCTAATTTTCCTGTAAGATCCATAACCAGCTTTGACGAGTTCGCCAAGATGTTCATCAACCATTTTGCAGCATCCAAAATTTATGTGAGAGACTCGGACTACCTCAGCACAATTAAACAAGGGCAGCACAAAAGCCTAAAAGACTACATGACACGTTTCACGACGGCGGCCATGGAGATCCCTGACCTCAACCCAGAAGTACAGTTGCACGTGATAAAAAGCGGCCTCAGACCTGGAAAATTCCAGGAATCTATCACTATGGCAAAACCAAAGACACTGGAAGAATTCCGAGATAAAACAAATGGACAAATCGAAATAGAAGAGCTCTGCAAAACTCGGAGGAACGAGAGACCATCAtccagagaggaagaagaaagaccATACAAGTCCCAGAACAAAGATCCCAAAAAATCTTTCAAGCTAGTTCCGAAGTTCGATTCATACACCAAATTCAACACCAAAAGGGAAGACATAATCGAACAAATTCTTCACGATAAACTCATAAAACCACCAAGCAGAGCAG GCTACAATCAGATACTCATGCACCCTGCCGACGAAGAGAAGGCAGCCTTTATAACTGACCAAG GTGCAACCTACCAGCGACTAATGGACAAAGTATTCCAGAGGCAAATCGGAAGGAATGTggaagtatatgtggacgacatggtGGTCAAATCTAACACCAAGAAGGAACACCTGACCAACCTCAAAGAAGTATTCGACCGGTTGAGAGAATacaacatgcgactcaacccagAAAAGTGTGCATTCGGAGTTCAGGAAGAAAATTTTCTATGGTTCATGCTCACTCAAAGGGGAATAGAGGCAAACCCCGACAAGTACGACGCAATCCTGAACATGAAATCGTCATCAACAGTCAAAGAAGTGCAGCAACTCACAGGAAGGCTAGTCGCCCTATCAAGATTCCTACCCGCAATG GTGCTAAGCAGGCCCAACCTAGCAGGAAGACTGACCAAATGGTCTATCAAGTTATCCGAACATAACATAGAATACCAGGCTTGGGGAGCGTTGAAGTCACAATCTTTGACAAACTTTGTAGCAGAGTTCGCCAACACCCCAGATGTTCACCCGGAGTGGGAGCTATATGTGGACGGAGCTTCTAATGAAGGCGGGAGAGGAGCTGGAATCATACTCCAAGACAACAATGGAGTAACGACCGAGCAATCAATAAAGTACATGTTCCCCGTCAGCAACAACCAGTCTGAATACGAAGAACTTTTGGTCGGCTTACGTTTGGCAAAAGACTATGGAATACAAAATATCAAGGTCTATTGCGACTCCCTGCTGGTGGTCCAACAGGTAAACGACATCTTCCAGGTACGTGAACCTTCATTAGAACAATATCATGCGCGGGTTAAACAACTAATTACAACATTCAACAATTTCCAAATAACACATATTAACAGAAACGAAAATCATAGAGCTAACGTCTTGTCTAAGTTAGCTACAACAAGAAAACAGGAAGATAAGACCACACTGTCACAAATAATACTAGAATATCCTAGTACTTGTAACGACCTTGTTTTAAGCTTGTCAGAGACGAAAGACCGAAGAACTCCATACTTCACCTTTTTAAAGCTCGGAGAAGTGCCTCGGGGAGATACAAACCAAAAACTCTTCAAGAGAAAGTCCAGCTCCTTCACCATTATCGGCGATGACCTATATCGTAGAGGATTTTCAAGACCTCTACTCAAATGTCTAGGAGAAGAAGAAGCCGACCTTGCGATGGTAGAAGCTCATGAGGGGATCTGTGGTACACACATCGGAGGCCAAAGTCTCGCAGCAAAAATACTGAGAGCTGGATACTACTGGCCGTCGTTAAAGAAAGATTGCCTAGAAAAA GTAATGTTAGCAAAGGGAGAATGGGCCGAGCTAGTACCCGAGATACTTTGGGGATACAATACTACCCCGCAAAGATCGACGAACGAAACACCTTTCAAATTGATTTTCGGATCCGACGCCATGATCCCAGTGGAAATATCCCAAGGATCTATAAGTACAAACTACTTCGAGGATGCCGTGAACAACCAAATAAGACAGGTTGAGTTGGACACGTTAGAAGAAGTAAGAGACGAGGCAAGGATCAGAAGCGAAACAATGCAACAAATAATACGGAACAAATACAACAAAAAGTTCAGACCACGGACATTACAACAAAGAGACCTAGTCCTAAGATGTCTAGAAGATGTTCAGAAACCACCAGGATAG